One Poecilia reticulata strain Guanapo linkage group LG19, Guppy_female_1.0+MT, whole genome shotgun sequence genomic window carries:
- the stub1 gene encoding E3 ubiquitin-protein ligase CHIP, whose amino-acid sequence MAGSPEKSSTAQELKEQGNRLFLCRKYQEAASCYSKAINRNPSVAVYYTNRALCHVKLQQYDKALADCKHALELDSQSVKAHFFLGQCHLELENYDEAIGNLQKAYNLAKEQRLNFGDDIPSALRIAKKKRWNSIEEKRINQENELHAYLTKLILAEKERELEEYKEKQDDNQNGGDAGKISSKHEKYLLEMEELFSQVDEKRKKREIPDYLCGKISFELMREPCITPSGITYDRKDIEEHLQRVGHFDPVTRSPLTQDQLIPNLAMKEVIDAFIQENGWVEDY is encoded by the exons ATGGCCGGCAGCCCCGAGAAGAGCTCCACCGCGCAGGAGCTGAAGGAGCAGGGGAACCGGCTGTTCCTCTGCCGCAAGTACCAGGAGGCTGCTTCATGCTACAGCAAAGCTATC AACCGTAATCCGTCGGTGGCGGTGTACTACACCAACCGGGCGCTCTGCCACGTGAAGCTGCAGCAGTACGACAAAGCTCTGGCAGACTGCAAGCACGCGCTGGAGCTGGACAGTCAGTCGGTCAAGGCTCACTTCTTCCTGGGCCAGTGTCACCTGGAGCTGGAGAACTACGACGAGGCCATCGGCAACCTGCAGAAAG CTTATAACCTGGCAAAAGAGCAGAGGCTGAATTTCGGAGATGACATCCCGAGCGCGCTTCGCATCGCCAAGAAGAAACGCTGGAACAGCATCGAGGAGAAACGCATCAACCAGGAGAACGAGCTTCACGCCTACCTGACCAAACTCATTCTGGCCGAGAAGGAGAG GGAACTTGAAGAATACAAAGAGAAACAGGATGACAATCAAAATGGAGGCGATGCTGGAAAAATTTCATCTAAACAT GAGAAGTATTTACTGGAGATGGAAGAGCTTTTCTCTCAGGTGGacgagaaaagaaaa AAGCGAGAAATCCCAGATTACCTTTGTGGAAAGATCAGCTTTGAGCTGATGCGGGAGCCGTGCATCACGCCCAGCGGCATCACCTACGACCGCAAAGACATCGAGGAGCATCTGCAG CGGGTGGGCCACTTCGACCCCGTGACCCGGAGCCCCCTGACCCAGGATCAGCTGATCCCCAACCTGGCCATGAAGGAAGTGATCGACGCCTTCATCCAGGAGAACGGCTGGGTGGAGGACTACTGA
- the LOC103481095 gene encoding pentraxin fusion protein-like: protein MGVNAVTMVTVLLVSLTPSFATQVGLSEKVLVFPYETDFSFVALVPQKEMALRAFTLCMRVATELPEERQIILFAYRTADYDELNVWREKDGRVSFYLSGDGVFFRLPPLSTFRTSLCLTWESRSGLAAFWADGRRSTYQVYKPGHSVRPKGTVLLGQDPDKHLGGLEATQSFVGEMTDVNMWDSVLSRSMIQAWHYGHKVPKGNIFDWASLEYELSGNVLVVDDD, encoded by the exons ATG gGCGTCAACGCTGTAACCATGGTAACGGTTCTGCTCGTCTCTTTGACCCCTTCCTTCGCCACACAAG TGGGCCTCAGCGAGAAGGTCCTGGTCTTCCCGTATGAGACGGACTTCAGCTTCGTGGCTCTGGTCCCGCAGAAGGAGATGGCGCTGCGGGCCTTCACGCTCTGCATGCGGGTGGCCACCGAGCTGCCCGAGGAGCGCCAGATCATCCTGTTCGCCTACCGCACCGCCGACTACGACGAGCTCAACGTGTGGCGCGAGAAGGACGGCCGCGTCTCCTTCTACCTGAGCGGCGACGGCGTCTTCTTCCGCCTGCCGCCGCTCAGCACCTTCCGCACCAGCCTCTGCCTCACCTGGGAGTCGCGCTCCGGCCTGGCCGCCTTCTGGGCGGACGGCAGGCGCAGCACCTACCAGGTGTACAAGCCGGGCCACAGCGTGCGGCCCAAGGGCACCGTGCTGCTGGGCCAGGACCCGGACAAACACCTGGGCGGCCTGGAGGCCACGCAGAGCTTCGTGGGCGAGATGACGGACGTCAACATGTGGGACTCTGTGCTTTCTCGGAGCATGATCCAGGCCTGGCACTACGGACACAAAGTCCCCAAGGGGAACATCTTCGACTGGGCCAGCCTGGAGTACGAGCTGAGCGGCAACGTGCTGGTGGTGGACGACGACTGA